The following proteins are encoded in a genomic region of Saccharopolyspora antimicrobica:
- a CDS encoding thiolase family protein — MTGSAARRPAIAGLGITEVGKVYDRDAARFAADAVRLAVADAGLDMSDVDGLLVNSGTTGEIGVDLQSQLQLPELRLLSEIQAFGASAGAMVTQASLAVQAGMADVVVCVFADAPLREGKGSGAVYAGRAQPSGFAGMIPAAGLTSVNAVYALAARRHMETYGTTSEQLGAIAVAQRAWAAMNPLAQLREPITIADHQASRWIAEPLHLLDCCLVSNGGIAVVVTSADRAAQLRQPPVHVLGFAQSHVGHPNARDGRFGLVSGAAQAGPAALKMAGLGISDVDVAELYDCYTYTVLLTLEDYGFCAKGEGGPFAASGALGPGGSLAVNTGGGQLSSYYLWGMTPLSEAIIQARGHGGPRQAPRNDVVLVSGNGGLLAHHATLVLSPHPHS; from the coding sequence ATGACCGGCTCGGCCGCCCGCCGCCCGGCGATCGCCGGGCTGGGCATCACCGAGGTGGGCAAGGTCTACGACCGCGACGCGGCCCGGTTCGCCGCCGACGCGGTGCGGCTGGCGGTCGCCGACGCCGGTCTCGATATGTCCGATGTGGATGGTTTGCTCGTCAACTCCGGCACCACCGGGGAGATCGGCGTCGACCTGCAGTCCCAGCTGCAGCTACCGGAGCTTCGCCTGCTCTCGGAGATCCAGGCATTCGGCGCCTCGGCGGGCGCGATGGTCACGCAGGCCTCGCTGGCCGTGCAAGCCGGGATGGCCGACGTGGTCGTGTGCGTCTTCGCCGACGCCCCGCTGCGCGAGGGCAAGGGCAGCGGGGCCGTCTACGCGGGCAGGGCGCAGCCGAGCGGCTTCGCCGGGATGATCCCGGCAGCGGGCCTGACCAGCGTCAACGCCGTGTACGCCCTGGCCGCGCGGCGGCACATGGAGACCTACGGCACCACCTCCGAGCAGCTCGGCGCGATCGCGGTCGCGCAGCGGGCCTGGGCCGCGATGAACCCGCTGGCGCAGCTGCGCGAGCCGATCACCATCGCCGACCACCAGGCATCCCGCTGGATCGCCGAACCGCTGCACCTGCTCGACTGCTGCCTGGTCAGCAACGGCGGGATCGCCGTCGTGGTCACTTCCGCCGACCGCGCGGCCCAGCTCCGCCAGCCACCGGTGCACGTGCTCGGCTTCGCGCAGTCCCACGTCGGCCACCCGAATGCTCGCGACGGCCGGTTCGGCCTGGTCAGCGGCGCGGCCCAGGCCGGCCCCGCGGCGCTGAAGATGGCTGGGCTCGGCATCTCCGACGTGGACGTGGCCGAGCTGTACGACTGCTACACCTACACCGTGCTGCTGACGCTGGAGGACTACGGGTTCTGCGCCAAGGGCGAAGGTGGCCCCTTCGCCGCCAGCGGTGCGCTCGGTCCCGGTGGTTCGCTCGCGGTCAACACCGGCGGCGGCCAGCTGTCGTCCTACTACCTGTGGGGCATGACCCCGTTGTCCGAAGCGATCATCCAGGCGCGCGGGCACGGCGGGCCGCGGCAGGCGCCGCGCAACGACGTCGTGCTGGTCAGCGGCAACGGCGGCCTGCTGGCCCACCACGCGACGCTCGTGCTCAGCCCGCACCCGCACAGCT
- a CDS encoding class F sortase: MRTAILLLWSAVLLAVAVAADPQPVDARSARPPAAAPAAAVPGDLRPRAIDLPSIDAESSLIPLGLNPDGSAEVPPIDQPGQAGWFRLGPGAGEVGPFVVLGHVDSYREAGVFHRLRDLRPGDPVEVERADGSRVTYVVDRMQTVAKDRFPTEAVYGDVARPEIRLITCGGAFDESRRSYEDNLIVYGHLR; encoded by the coding sequence GTGCGAACCGCGATTCTCCTGCTGTGGTCGGCCGTGCTGCTGGCGGTCGCCGTCGCGGCGGACCCCCAGCCGGTCGACGCGCGTTCCGCCCGACCACCGGCGGCGGCGCCCGCCGCCGCGGTTCCGGGCGATCTGCGGCCGCGCGCCATCGACCTGCCCAGCATCGACGCCGAATCGTCGCTCATCCCACTGGGGCTCAACCCCGACGGCTCGGCCGAAGTACCGCCGATCGACCAGCCCGGGCAGGCGGGCTGGTTCCGGCTCGGCCCGGGAGCCGGTGAGGTCGGCCCCTTCGTCGTGCTGGGCCACGTCGACTCCTATCGCGAGGCCGGTGTCTTCCACCGGCTGCGCGACCTCCGCCCGGGCGATCCGGTCGAGGTGGAGCGCGCGGACGGCTCCCGGGTGACCTACGTGGTCGACCGCATGCAGACGGTCGCCAAGGACCGGTTCCCCACCGAAGCCGTCTACGGCGACGTCGCGCGCCCGGAGATCCGGCTGATCACCTGCGGAGGCGCGTTCGACGAGTCGCGACGCAGCTACGAGGACAACCTGATCGTCTACGGCCATCTGCGGTGA